From Oenococcus sicerae, the proteins below share one genomic window:
- a CDS encoding gamma-glutamyl-gamma-aminobutyrate hydrolase family protein, with product MKKPIIAITADIYRLKSMSSNDQAIDYAPRDIIRAVYQVGGIPIVLPAPTDIKETDFNELTENFDGLLIPGGPDVDPSFFNEDPIPQLGGVFYERDQFEIHLISAAVKTGKAIFGICRGIQAINVALGGNLYQDLAAQYPDLKIKHRQYPTEGSFPTHQVTITEGSELAKIIGRQSFVNSRHHQAVKDLGKGLKVTAMASDGVIEGIGSSDSNQIVAVQWHPESMWQRFPEQLKLFKNFVERAEDIYD from the coding sequence ATGAAAAAGCCAATTATTGCAATAACTGCAGATATTTACCGTTTAAAAAGTATGTCCTCAAATGATCAAGCAATTGATTACGCGCCAAGAGATATCATTAGAGCTGTTTATCAGGTTGGCGGCATACCAATTGTATTACCTGCACCAACTGATATCAAAGAAACTGATTTTAATGAGCTCACTGAAAATTTTGATGGGCTTTTAATACCTGGAGGACCGGACGTAGATCCAAGTTTTTTTAATGAAGATCCAATTCCGCAATTGGGCGGTGTTTTTTACGAACGTGATCAATTTGAAATACATTTAATTAGCGCGGCTGTCAAAACTGGTAAAGCGATTTTTGGTATTTGCCGTGGTATTCAAGCGATCAATGTGGCACTGGGCGGCAATCTTTATCAAGACCTAGCAGCTCAATATCCAGATCTGAAAATTAAGCATCGCCAATATCCGACTGAAGGATCTTTCCCAACTCATCAGGTAACGATCACAGAGGGGAGCGAATTGGCCAAAATTATCGGTCGGCAGTCTTTTGTAAACTCGCGCCACCACCAAGCCGTTAAAGATCTAGGCAAAGGCTTGAAAGTGACCGCAATGGCTTCTGATGGTGTCATTGAAGGTATTGGGAGCAGCGACTCAAATCAAATCGTTGCGGTCCAATGGCATCCGGAAAGTATGTGGCAGCGTTTTCCGGAACAATTAAAATTGTTCAAGAACTTTGTCGAAAGGGCTGAAGATATTTATGATTGA
- a CDS encoding DUF2075 domain-containing protein has protein sequence MNKILKDQFIIDELSGSQKKVIAGMNAYINKNMKRDQHVVAIIQGAAGTGKSVVLMNLVRKYMTDKRYQTALVVNHPELFKAYQDLARDIPGMNEKNILRPTALINRAQKNNWKYDVIFVDEAHLLYSKSEPYAHYRGQNQLTDLMSLAKIVVVVYDFAQVFQSKMYWSKKLLLETIGNHPYERFDMNFQYRMVASNEQVKWMDNLTAEKALASFPRNSNFDFKVFSTAAALYEQIKEKNHKVGLSRIVATSGFPRINGRHNVEMDTFSLPWDEWDPQRTHWAKRESSISQVGTIYTLQGFDLNYVGMIIGPSFGYDKSTDSMTIIPEKYSHKEIFKKRQDIKFSTAEYKDFIANVLNVLIKRGKYGMYLTAYDDQLRERLVELYHNGQ, from the coding sequence TTGAATAAAATTTTGAAAGACCAATTTATAATTGACGAATTATCCGGCAGCCAAAAAAAGGTCATCGCTGGTATGAACGCTTATATCAACAAGAATATGAAAAGGGACCAGCATGTCGTTGCCATTATTCAAGGTGCCGCTGGTACGGGTAAATCAGTTGTTTTGATGAATTTGGTGAGAAAATATATGACTGATAAGCGTTATCAAACAGCTTTAGTTGTCAATCATCCCGAACTATTCAAGGCGTATCAAGATCTTGCTCGAGATATTCCTGGTATGAACGAAAAAAATATTTTGCGTCCGACAGCGCTCATCAATCGTGCACAGAAAAATAATTGGAAATATGACGTGATATTTGTTGATGAAGCGCATTTGCTATATTCAAAATCAGAGCCTTATGCGCATTACCGGGGTCAAAATCAGCTGACAGACTTAATGTCCTTGGCGAAAATCGTTGTTGTCGTTTACGATTTCGCACAAGTTTTTCAATCTAAAATGTACTGGTCAAAAAAATTATTGCTCGAAACAATCGGCAACCATCCTTATGAAAGATTCGATATGAACTTTCAGTATCGAATGGTTGCAAGCAACGAACAAGTAAAGTGGATGGATAACCTGACTGCCGAAAAAGCGCTGGCATCTTTTCCTCGCAATAGCAATTTTGATTTTAAAGTATTTTCGACTGCTGCTGCCTTGTATGAACAAATCAAAGAAAAAAATCATAAAGTTGGTTTGAGCCGCATCGTAGCAACATCGGGTTTTCCACGTATTAATGGCCGCCATAATGTTGAAATGGATACTTTTTCATTGCCTTGGGACGAGTGGGACCCACAGCGTACACATTGGGCTAAACGTGAATCCTCGATCTCGCAGGTAGGGACTATTTACACGCTGCAAGGATTTGATTTGAATTACGTTGGCATGATTATCGGACCATCATTTGGCTATGACAAAAGCACTGACAGTATGACGATCATTCCTGAAAAATATTCGCATAAAGAAATATTCAAAAAACGTCAGGATATTAAATTTTCAACTGCAGAATACAAAGATTTCATTGCAAACGTTTTGAACGTGCTCATTAAGCGAGGCAAGTATGGCATGTATTTGACTGCTTATGACGATCAGTTAAGAGAACGTTTAGTCGAGCTTTATCATAATGGGCAATAA
- a CDS encoding MerR family transcriptional regulator — protein sequence MQLKIFMATVNAKHDTVRFYIEKNLLTPDKVAGKYVFTSQDVANYEEIMQLKKLGFSIETIRKIKQQHILNCSTTEQWQQNLALVENNINLAEQELKRIEQQKEALIKVSKQLESLLARQH from the coding sequence ATGCAATTAAAAATATTCATGGCAACTGTTAACGCAAAACACGATACAGTTAGATTTTATATTGAAAAAAACTTGTTAACACCTGATAAAGTTGCTGGTAAATATGTTTTTACTTCACAGGATGTTGCTAATTATGAAGAAATCATGCAATTGAAAAAACTAGGATTTTCAATTGAAACAATTAGGAAAATTAAGCAGCAGCATATTTTAAATTGTTCGACCACAGAACAATGGCAGCAGAATTTAGCCTTAGTCGAAAACAACATAAATCTTGCCGAACAAGAACTAAAAAGAATCGAACAACAAAAAGAAGCATTGATCAAGGTTTCCAAACAACTGGAATCCTTGCTTGCTAGACAGCATTAA
- a CDS encoding APC family permease — translation MIDGNSKQRLGFWSIVLFGINGIIGSGIFLLPSAPMKLIGVGSVFALLLDAFLVATIALCFAQDANYFDKNGGPYLYAKEAFGNFIGYEVGVVTWAIRIIAEATVAVGFATILGAFFPNLSSSLARSAVIALLLIALALMNIAGVQLTKIINNIVTISKLIPLVLFISIGLFFLKGNNFVPFFPHGQYASGSFGQAALTMFFAFTGFEGISVAAGEMTNPKKNLPRAIMIIVATVTLVYVLIQLTAIGIMGYRLADSATPIMDAFAEVTGTFGKDLIAAGSLISIGGLLVASSFITPRSGLALAENKMMPQVIARKNSKNAPYVAIIISTSISLIIALFNSTFANLALISAISRFAQYIPTIIAVFVFSKTKKTQKTTFQIPFGPAIPLLALVVSIWLLVQTNIQQLVWGLGALVIAVPFYFFTAYRNQS, via the coding sequence ATGATTGATGGTAATTCAAAACAAAGGCTAGGCTTTTGGTCTATTGTTCTCTTTGGTATCAACGGGATTATCGGATCTGGTATTTTCTTATTGCCCAGCGCACCTATGAAATTAATCGGAGTTGGGAGTGTCTTTGCATTACTACTGGATGCTTTTCTGGTTGCAACAATTGCTTTATGTTTCGCACAAGATGCTAACTATTTTGATAAAAATGGCGGTCCATATCTTTATGCAAAAGAAGCCTTTGGAAATTTTATCGGTTATGAAGTGGGCGTTGTAACTTGGGCCATCAGAATTATTGCCGAGGCAACAGTGGCAGTTGGTTTTGCAACAATTTTGGGTGCTTTTTTTCCTAATTTGTCTAGCAGTTTAGCCCGTTCAGCTGTTATCGCTTTGTTGCTCATCGCCTTGGCATTAATGAATATCGCTGGCGTACAGTTAACTAAAATAATTAATAATATCGTTACCATCAGCAAATTAATTCCATTAGTTCTCTTTATTTCAATCGGCTTATTCTTCCTCAAGGGTAATAATTTTGTACCTTTCTTTCCTCACGGCCAATATGCATCTGGAAGTTTTGGTCAAGCTGCTTTAACTATGTTCTTTGCATTTACAGGTTTTGAAGGAATCTCTGTTGCAGCTGGTGAGATGACAAATCCTAAAAAAAATCTGCCTCGAGCTATTATGATTATTGTTGCGACAGTTACATTAGTTTATGTGCTGATCCAGCTCACGGCCATTGGTATTATGGGATACCGTTTGGCGGATTCAGCAACACCAATTATGGATGCATTTGCTGAAGTGACAGGTACTTTTGGCAAAGATTTAATAGCTGCTGGATCATTGATTTCTATTGGTGGCCTTTTAGTGGCTTCATCATTCATCACGCCAAGATCAGGTCTGGCTTTAGCAGAAAACAAAATGATGCCTCAAGTTATTGCCAGAAAGAATAGTAAAAACGCTCCTTATGTTGCAATTATTATTTCAACATCTATTTCCTTGATAATCGCCTTATTTAATTCAACATTTGCAAATTTAGCGTTAATTTCAGCTATTTCGCGTTTTGCCCAATATATTCCCACAATTATTGCTGTTTTCGTCTTCTCTAAAACTAAAAAGACGCAAAAAACTACTTTTCAAATTCCTTTTGGTCCTGCCATTCCGTTACTGGCTTTGGTTGTCAGTATCTGGTTGCTTGTTCAAACCAACATCCAACAACTGGTATGGGGCCTAGGAGCTCTGGTAATTGCAGTACCTTTTTATTTTTTCACAGCTTATCGTAATCAGTCATAA
- the udk gene encoding uridine kinase: MKSNKSAMIIGISGGSGSGKTSIARDIYEHLKNQSVAIMPQDAFYNDQKEMTMVERKAVNYDHPNAFDMDLLYQDLLKLKQNKAVDLPIYDYEHYTRSDKSLPMQPARVIIVEGVLLFVDERIRQLLDIKIFVDTDDDIRFIRRLKRDMAERGRSTESVINQYLKTVKPMYHQFVEPTKRYADVIIPEGKSNRIGINLLINQIKAVLSK, translated from the coding sequence ATGAAAAGTAATAAATCGGCCATGATTATCGGTATCTCCGGGGGTTCGGGTTCTGGCAAAACATCCATTGCGCGCGATATTTATGAGCATTTAAAAAATCAATCAGTTGCCATTATGCCTCAAGACGCTTTTTATAACGATCAAAAAGAAATGACTATGGTGGAACGCAAAGCTGTTAATTATGACCATCCAAATGCTTTCGATATGGATTTGTTATATCAAGACTTGTTGAAGCTAAAACAGAATAAAGCCGTTGACCTACCAATTTATGATTATGAACATTACACACGTTCTGATAAGTCATTGCCTATGCAGCCAGCTAGGGTAATTATTGTCGAAGGCGTGCTGCTTTTTGTTGATGAACGTATCCGCCAGTTACTGGACATTAAGATTTTTGTAGATACAGATGACGATATTCGTTTTATCCGTCGATTGAAAAGAGACATGGCTGAACGCGGTCGGTCAACTGAATCAGTAATCAACCAGTATCTCAAAACCGTCAAACCCATGTATCACCAATTTGTCGAACCCACAAAACGCTATGCTGATGTGATCATTCCGGAAGGCAAGAGCAACCGAATTGGTATTAACTTATTGATCAACCAAATCAAAGCAGTCCTGTCCAAATAA
- a CDS encoding TetR/AcrR family transcriptional regulator, translating into MINEKPEKLTFKQQSVVTAALKLFTVKGYANTSTKEIALTAKVSEGSIFRHFHSKEGLLLEIINPLLNSIFPAELYEFSQMTLVPDYKDLKTFISRFINERLDYFQTNLETFRILLGELIYANNMRDKILQSIPQDVISAMTKQFHDLQNKHLLVEWPDYDIFRFIFSTMIGYLAQHFILFPEIHWNETAEKERLVDFITQGLTPVK; encoded by the coding sequence ATGATCAACGAAAAGCCTGAAAAATTAACGTTTAAGCAACAATCTGTCGTCACAGCTGCTTTAAAATTATTTACTGTGAAAGGATACGCTAATACTAGTACAAAAGAGATTGCCTTAACCGCAAAAGTCTCAGAAGGCAGCATTTTCAGGCATTTTCATAGTAAGGAGGGGTTGTTGCTAGAAATTATCAATCCATTGTTAAATTCCATTTTTCCAGCAGAATTATATGAATTTTCGCAGATGACACTCGTTCCTGATTACAAGGATCTTAAAACATTTATTTCTCGCTTTATTAACGAGCGACTCGATTATTTTCAAACTAATCTAGAAACTTTTCGAATACTGCTGGGTGAACTAATCTACGCTAATAACATGCGGGACAAAATTCTACAATCCATTCCTCAAGATGTGATATCAGCAATGACAAAACAGTTTCACGATCTTCAAAACAAACATTTATTAGTTGAATGGCCGGATTATGATATTTTTCGCTTTATTTTTTCAACCATGATCGGCTATCTAGCTCAACATTTTATTTTATTTCCTGAGATTCATTGGAATGAAACAGCCGAGAAAGAACGATTAGTTGACTTTATTACGCAAGGACTGACACCTGTTAAATAA